The following are encoded in a window of Solidesulfovibrio magneticus RS-1 genomic DNA:
- a CDS encoding glycosyltransferase family 87 protein codes for MQFERKITLVNFKNAFLIFVLAYLTIHTLSFMVNRWQCNDFNHYYTSSLMLSQGVNPYVTPLKPLMDLLKMYHDSGIPYATNPPPLIYLFMPFAQYDPLAAFNLWSTLQLLCFAANLYLVRKIINNKYFNSIFLEFTCLFAASFPVFLHFISAQVQFLILLFIYLAYLLFTQKKYALTFLLLATAGAIKIYPLFLAPWFLLRAQCTLSRKALHALLMVSWIAFLGYLTDLNLWRDFFQFSTPIIKNYIIGKGWNYGIPSFIGHLGVFFEFNKLFNSNIDKLTTTADVFGILALALCFIYILRNKLSLVTEFSLVLIFMLLATPSCWAHYVVAAMLPIAVIITNIHRNGSFSQKCALGLALFFLLIDVSVYATKSSMIAYFTCLHMPLFSMLALAYLLIRTDSPALHDTDCPHMPSFAKACAP; via the coding sequence ATGCAATTTGAGCGAAAAATAACCCTCGTCAATTTTAAAAATGCTTTCCTCATTTTTGTCTTGGCATACTTAACGATTCACACGTTATCTTTCATGGTCAACAGGTGGCAATGCAACGATTTCAATCACTACTACACATCAAGCCTCATGCTGAGCCAGGGCGTAAACCCATATGTGACACCGCTGAAACCCCTTATGGATCTCCTCAAGATGTACCACGACAGCGGTATCCCCTACGCCACGAATCCACCCCCCCTCATCTATTTGTTCATGCCCTTTGCACAATACGACCCATTGGCGGCGTTCAATTTATGGTCTACCCTACAACTCCTTTGTTTCGCGGCAAACCTGTACCTCGTAAGAAAAATCATCAACAACAAGTATTTCAATTCGATATTTCTGGAATTCACATGTCTCTTCGCCGCCTCCTTCCCTGTTTTCCTGCACTTCATCTCTGCGCAAGTTCAATTCCTCATTCTGCTTTTCATTTATCTGGCCTACCTTCTCTTTACGCAAAAAAAATACGCTCTCACGTTTCTTTTGCTCGCCACGGCGGGAGCGATAAAAATCTATCCGCTTTTCCTTGCCCCATGGTTCCTGCTCCGCGCCCAGTGCACGCTCTCTCGAAAAGCTCTCCATGCCCTCCTGATGGTTTCGTGGATCGCCTTTTTAGGCTACCTGACTGACCTTAATTTGTGGCGTGATTTTTTTCAATTTTCCACGCCGATCATCAAAAACTACATCATCGGCAAGGGCTGGAACTACGGCATCCCTTCATTCATTGGACATCTTGGCGTTTTTTTTGAATTCAACAAACTATTCAACTCCAACATCGACAAATTGACCACCACGGCAGATGTATTTGGCATATTAGCTCTCGCACTTTGCTTTATTTACATTTTGCGAAATAAACTTTCTCTCGTCACAGAATTTTCACTTGTTTTAATTTTTATGCTCTTGGCAACACCGAGCTGTTGGGCGCATTACGTCGTCGCCGCGATGCTTCCCATCGCTGTCATCATCACAAACATTCACCGCAACGGATCTTTTTCGCAAAAATGCGCACTAGGCCTCGCCCTGTTTTTCCTACTCATCGATGTCAGCGTATATGCGACAAAAAGCAGCATGATCGCCTACTTCACCTGCCTTCACATGCCTCTCTTTTCAATGCTCGCATTAGCCTATCTTCTCATAAGAACAGATTCGCCTGCGTTGCATGACACTGATTGTCCTCACATGCCCTCTTTCGCTAAGGCATGCGCACCCTAA
- a CDS encoding ATP-dependent helicase: MDCTNELNPAQLEAVSTTEGPVLVIAGAGSGKTRTIVYRLAHLVLKGVEPASILLLTFTRKAAQEMLTRAGLLLALGAQGISGVAGGTFHAFAFAALRRYSEAAGFPGGFTCLDAADCEDILGQCKDRLGLGKGDRSFPRKSAILGLLSKARNKELEVGDVIAREAFHLLPYAEAITSLGQAYGAFKAEHNLLDYDDLLFTLERLLADPAGPGALIRARHSHVMVDEYQDTNKVQARLTRLLAPEGGNVMAVGDDAQSIYAFRGASVDNILDFPSLFPGTKLIKLERNYRSTQPILNLTNAVLAGAGRKFEKHLFTTREDGPQPQCMRPFSDLTQASMVAAKVKELSATFPLHEIAVLFRAGYQSYALEVELGKAGIPFQKYGGQKFSEAAHIKDVLAYLRLARNTADFPAWSRVLAFVPGIGPKTATRIFEAIRAGDRAMLGKMAAKSGEFKALIEFLDALRALPPSPQELLSKVIEAYAPLLTERYPDDYPRRQAGLDQLEQIAAAYADLDAFLADLVLENPDEDRKKAREGHLVLSTVHSSKGLEWSAVLIIDLVDERFPSRHALSRAEDLEEERRLLYVACTRARDYLGLFSPETLYQRQGGGCAPAMPSIFLRELPQGLLAERRERLGGSGAASFACPAPTAASSSAQSFTRQPMRRATSAPLSARLPAREDAPAPRPAPDPSTLGYCRHKIFGRGKVIGVLDDGKYRVNFPNFGPKVILAAFLEMEGAASPEA; encoded by the coding sequence ATGGACTGCACAAACGAACTGAACCCCGCCCAGCTTGAGGCCGTCAGCACCACCGAAGGGCCGGTCCTGGTCATCGCCGGCGCCGGCAGCGGCAAGACCCGCACCATTGTCTACCGTCTGGCCCATCTGGTGCTCAAGGGCGTGGAGCCGGCCTCCATCCTGCTTTTGACCTTTACCCGCAAGGCCGCCCAGGAGATGCTGACCCGGGCCGGGCTGCTCTTGGCCCTTGGGGCCCAAGGCATCTCGGGCGTGGCCGGCGGCACCTTCCACGCCTTTGCCTTTGCCGCGCTGCGCCGCTACAGCGAGGCCGCCGGTTTTCCCGGCGGCTTCACCTGCCTCGACGCCGCCGACTGCGAGGACATCCTCGGCCAGTGCAAGGACCGGCTGGGCCTGGGCAAGGGCGACCGGTCGTTTCCCCGCAAATCGGCCATCCTGGGCCTGCTCTCCAAGGCCCGCAACAAGGAGTTGGAAGTCGGCGACGTCATCGCCCGGGAAGCCTTTCACCTGCTGCCCTACGCCGAGGCCATCACGAGCCTTGGACAGGCCTACGGCGCGTTCAAGGCCGAGCACAATCTCCTCGACTACGACGACCTGCTCTTCACCCTGGAGCGGCTCCTGGCCGACCCCGCCGGCCCCGGCGCGCTCATTCGCGCCCGTCACAGCCATGTCATGGTCGATGAGTATCAGGACACCAACAAGGTCCAGGCCAGGCTTACGCGCCTTCTTGCCCCGGAAGGCGGCAACGTCATGGCCGTGGGCGACGATGCCCAATCCATCTACGCCTTTCGCGGCGCGTCGGTGGACAACATCCTGGATTTCCCGAGCCTGTTCCCGGGCACCAAGCTCATCAAGCTGGAACGCAACTACCGCTCCACCCAGCCCATTTTGAATCTCACCAACGCCGTGCTGGCCGGAGCCGGACGCAAGTTCGAAAAACATCTCTTCACCACCCGCGAGGACGGCCCCCAGCCCCAGTGCATGCGGCCCTTTTCCGACCTCACCCAGGCGTCCATGGTGGCGGCCAAGGTCAAGGAACTCTCGGCCACCTTCCCGCTGCATGAGATCGCCGTGCTGTTTAGGGCCGGCTACCAGTCCTACGCCCTGGAAGTGGAGCTCGGCAAAGCCGGCATCCCCTTCCAGAAGTACGGCGGCCAGAAATTCTCCGAAGCCGCTCACATCAAGGACGTGCTGGCCTACCTGCGTCTGGCCCGCAACACGGCCGACTTTCCGGCCTGGTCCCGGGTGCTGGCCTTCGTGCCGGGCATCGGCCCCAAAACGGCCACCAGGATCTTCGAGGCCATCCGGGCCGGCGACCGGGCGATGCTCGGCAAGATGGCGGCCAAATCGGGCGAATTCAAGGCGCTGATCGAATTTCTCGACGCCCTGCGCGCCCTGCCGCCCTCGCCCCAGGAGCTGCTCTCCAAGGTCATTGAGGCCTATGCCCCGCTTTTGACCGAAAGATACCCCGACGACTATCCGCGCCGCCAGGCCGGCCTAGACCAGCTCGAACAGATCGCCGCCGCCTACGCCGACCTCGACGCCTTCCTGGCCGACCTTGTCCTGGAAAACCCGGACGAGGACCGCAAAAAGGCCCGCGAAGGCCATCTGGTGCTGTCCACGGTCCACTCCTCCAAGGGCCTGGAATGGTCGGCCGTGCTCATTATCGATCTGGTGGACGAACGTTTCCCCTCGCGCCACGCCCTGTCCCGGGCCGAGGACCTGGAAGAGGAACGCCGGCTGCTCTACGTGGCCTGCACCCGCGCCCGGGACTATCTCGGGCTTTTTTCCCCGGAGACGCTTTACCAGCGCCAGGGAGGCGGCTGCGCCCCAGCCATGCCGAGCATTTTTCTGCGCGAACTGCCCCAGGGCTTGCTGGCCGAGCGCCGCGAACGCCTGGGGGGCTCCGGCGCGGCCAGCTTTGCCTGCCCCGCGCCCACGGCCGCCAGTTCCTCCGCCCAATCCTTCACGCGCCAGCCCATGCGCCGGGCCACCTCGGCCCCGCTCTCGGCCCGGCTGCCGGCCCGGGAGGACGCCCCGGCCCCGCGCCCGGCCCCGGACCCGTCGACGCTGGGCTATTGCCGCCACAAGATTTTCGGGCGCGGCAAGGTCATCGGCGTCCTGGACGACGGCAAATACCGGGTCAATTTTCCCAATTTCGGCCCCAAGGTGATCCTGGCCGCCTTTTTGGAAATGGAGGGCGCCGCCTCCCCCGAGGCCTGA
- a CDS encoding AAA family ATPase: protein MKMRPDQLGKVLTTSKVGTKDGDCFILGTLSGSKRTAANIEMMYCAGKDFDSGDRFADGVAAAERVGAQCWVYTTHSNKKTETEVNLEAWDKFLKSRPGATVSEFLREHHGLRPWVVEGAEFIGDEIAAPDGRRTRIARHQPCEKFRLVWPLAKPWRRSDYSTLAEAKASWKAIHAGLTQALGLEDDPTGWELARLFYPPRRPAEDSPFECRGLPGPGLDVASLPVVEVKVETEVEPEFTPSGEASDYQRAEAQRILTLACARIAESAPGQQHSTRLREARLVGGYLWALDPNEAVEALQSAVIESGAGDVDAAMRTVKDGLRYGQAKLLPIEDELSPAERHAAAIEAFKEILEQIEAEGAKETGPDDSLVKLTKDRLRAGRFLDAAPPPLKFIVDGVPENAVAILGGPEASLKTAFAVSLGLAVATGLPLTKGILEPMTQGPVLFIVAEDSEAVVHNKLHALFEAQRAATVGFDDDPALSGWPEYERRFREDVYVMTRADVGGPIHLGLPEKNDVLKATPLFDQILRVSKSIEGLKLVVIDTRSRAWPGEENSNTLAAQVISQAERICDATGAAVVLIHHVSKAALPSPNRRSDNKDSWKAALDTAALRGGVALVNNSRGGIMMAKVPAAVAKRLGHAGDQPLACLRVDKNSYGVEGWEVFMARTEGGGVRHFQPAKGGADPGAVEQAINVVVDDIRQCQQEGRRFTSRELKRDRAAIYKEKLGKATQAVIQSALAEAIHRGLLVEEAGVGGNGHKTKYLTAVEVTA, encoded by the coding sequence ATGAAGATGAGACCCGATCAACTCGGCAAGGTCTTAACCACAAGCAAGGTCGGCACCAAGGATGGCGACTGCTTCATCTTAGGCACTCTGTCAGGGTCTAAACGAACCGCTGCCAACATCGAGATGATGTATTGCGCCGGAAAGGACTTCGACAGTGGCGACCGCTTCGCCGATGGAGTCGCTGCTGCCGAAAGAGTTGGTGCCCAATGCTGGGTCTACACCACCCACTCGAACAAAAAGACAGAAACCGAAGTAAACCTTGAGGCCTGGGATAAGTTCCTTAAGTCCCGTCCTGGCGCTACAGTGTCCGAATTCCTCCGCGAGCATCACGGCCTGCGCCCTTGGGTCGTTGAAGGCGCGGAGTTCATCGGGGATGAAATCGCCGCGCCTGATGGACGCCGCACCCGGATTGCCCGGCACCAGCCATGCGAAAAATTCCGGCTGGTGTGGCCGCTGGCCAAGCCTTGGCGTCGGTCTGACTACAGCACCCTGGCCGAGGCGAAGGCGTCTTGGAAAGCCATCCACGCAGGGCTGACCCAGGCGCTGGGACTCGAGGATGACCCCACCGGCTGGGAACTGGCGCGCCTTTTTTACCCCCCGCGCCGGCCGGCAGAGGACTCGCCTTTCGAGTGCCGCGGGCTACCCGGGCCGGGTCTCGACGTGGCCAGCCTGCCTGTCGTGGAAGTGAAGGTGGAAACCGAGGTCGAACCGGAGTTCACCCCGAGCGGCGAGGCGTCGGACTACCAGCGGGCCGAGGCCCAGCGGATCTTGACGCTCGCCTGCGCCAGGATCGCGGAAAGCGCCCCCGGCCAGCAGCACAGTACCCGACTCCGCGAAGCGCGACTGGTCGGCGGCTACCTCTGGGCACTCGATCCCAACGAGGCCGTGGAGGCGCTGCAATCAGCGGTCATCGAGAGCGGTGCCGGGGATGTCGATGCCGCCATGCGGACCGTCAAGGACGGTCTGCGCTACGGACAGGCCAAGCTCCTGCCCATCGAAGACGAACTTTCCCCTGCGGAGCGCCACGCCGCCGCCATCGAGGCCTTCAAGGAAATCCTCGAGCAGATCGAAGCCGAGGGGGCCAAGGAAACCGGGCCTGACGATTCCTTGGTGAAACTGACCAAGGACAGGCTCCGCGCCGGGCGCTTTCTGGACGCCGCCCCACCACCGCTGAAATTCATCGTCGACGGTGTCCCCGAGAACGCCGTAGCCATCCTGGGCGGTCCGGAAGCCAGCCTGAAAACGGCCTTTGCCGTCAGTCTCGGCCTCGCCGTGGCGACAGGGCTACCGCTCACGAAGGGCATCCTCGAACCCATGACCCAAGGCCCGGTGCTTTTCATCGTGGCCGAAGACTCCGAGGCAGTAGTTCACAACAAGCTGCACGCCCTTTTCGAGGCTCAGCGGGCTGCCACTGTTGGCTTCGATGACGACCCGGCCCTGTCGGGCTGGCCGGAATATGAGAGGCGCTTTCGCGAAGACGTTTACGTCATGACCCGAGCTGATGTTGGCGGGCCGATCCACCTGGGCCTTCCCGAGAAAAACGACGTGCTCAAGGCCACGCCGCTTTTCGACCAGATATTGCGGGTGTCCAAGAGCATCGAAGGCCTGAAGCTGGTCGTGATCGACACGAGAAGCCGGGCTTGGCCTGGGGAGGAAAACTCGAACACCTTGGCCGCTCAGGTGATTTCCCAGGCCGAGCGCATCTGCGACGCCACCGGGGCGGCTGTCGTCCTGATACACCACGTTTCCAAGGCAGCCCTCCCTAGCCCGAACAGAAGAAGCGACAACAAGGACTCGTGGAAAGCGGCCCTGGACACTGCTGCTTTGCGCGGAGGAGTCGCCTTGGTGAACAACTCCCGGGGCGGCATCATGATGGCAAAGGTGCCGGCGGCCGTGGCCAAACGCCTGGGTCACGCCGGGGATCAGCCCCTGGCCTGCCTGCGGGTCGACAAAAACAGCTACGGCGTCGAGGGCTGGGAGGTCTTCATGGCCAGGACCGAGGGCGGCGGTGTGCGACACTTCCAACCGGCCAAAGGTGGGGCCGATCCGGGTGCTGTCGAGCAGGCCATAAATGTTGTGGTGGATGACATCCGGCAGTGCCAGCAGGAAGGCCGCCGTTTTACCAGCCGCGAACTCAAGCGCGACCGCGCGGCTATTTACAAAGAAAAACTCGGAAAGGCGACCCAGGCCGTTATTCAGTCCGCTCTCGCTGAGGCCATCCATCGAGGCCTGCTTGTCGAGGAAGCCGGCGTCGGTGGCAATGGACACAAGACAAAATATCTCACGGCGGTGGAGGTGACCGCCTGA
- a CDS encoding bacteriohemerythrin has protein sequence MSVIQWDNDLCIGHDLIDTQHKRLFELTTKLYDIALGSGDKANLKLLLLDLYKYTLFHFDEEEVLMRKHNFPHYNDHKHEHEKFVATLDALAIKAREDTSALDIEILNWLSSWLVTHISIKDKMIGQCLSRDS, from the coding sequence ATGTCGGTCATCCAATGGGACAACGATCTTTGCATCGGCCACGATCTGATCGACACACAACATAAACGGCTTTTCGAATTGACAACCAAACTTTACGACATCGCCCTAGGCAGTGGGGACAAGGCAAATTTGAAGCTCTTGCTCCTTGACCTATACAAATATACTTTGTTTCACTTTGATGAAGAGGAAGTACTGATGCGAAAGCACAACTTCCCTCACTACAATGACCATAAGCACGAGCATGAGAAGTTTGTCGCGACCCTCGACGCCCTTGCCATAAAAGCGCGAGAAGATACGTCAGCCCTTGATATTGAAATTCTCAATTGGTTGTCCTCGTGGCTTGTGACCCACATCTCAATCAAAGATAAAATGATCGGGCAGTGCCTTTCTCGTGACTCGTAG
- a CDS encoding alkaline phosphatase family protein, producing the protein MSQPRKRTVVLGLDGLPRTLAQSLAATGRLPNLARLLAIDAASIEAELPELSPVNWTSFLTAANPGRHGVYGFVGIDPASYRLGPVDASTIAAPTLMTRATQAGLVAKLVNIPCAAPVSPLRGAIIAGFPEIDLGRAVYPPELAQNLKLAGYRIEADTTKGAADFDTLARELRTTLASRRAALEMLWTGGDFDLFMIVLTETDRLFHFFFPAVARPEHRLHGPALDLLADWDKVIGLVLDRYEALPEPKRFFALADHGFTELETEFDLNVWLAGKGLLRLEPGATGEYDARIVPHHTAAFALDPGRVYINIKERFARGVFHEHVAEKLAEDLRGELLAIVHDGRPLMEAVRLRGEIYAGPQVRRAPDVVCVPRPGVSLTAKFNRAELTGHYGRFGCHSPHDALWCDSEGSRPQRTSDAGAVVAASLGLPLNDLEAMRPI; encoded by the coding sequence ATGTCGCAGCCACGCAAACGCACGGTCGTCCTCGGTCTCGACGGGCTTCCCCGCACCCTGGCCCAAAGCCTGGCCGCCACCGGCCGGCTGCCCAACCTCGCCCGCCTGCTCGCCATCGACGCGGCAAGCATCGAGGCCGAACTGCCCGAACTCTCGCCCGTCAACTGGACGAGCTTTTTGACCGCCGCCAATCCCGGCCGCCACGGCGTCTATGGCTTTGTCGGCATCGACCCGGCCAGCTATCGCCTGGGGCCCGTGGACGCCTCAACCATTGCCGCGCCCACTCTCATGACCCGCGCCACCCAGGCCGGACTGGTCGCCAAGCTGGTCAACATCCCCTGCGCCGCGCCGGTTTCGCCGCTGCGCGGGGCCATCATCGCCGGCTTTCCCGAGATCGACCTCGGCCGGGCCGTGTATCCGCCGGAGCTGGCGCAAAATCTGAAACTGGCCGGCTACCGCATCGAGGCCGACACCACCAAGGGCGCGGCCGATTTCGATACACTTGCCCGGGAACTGCGGACCACCCTGGCCTCGCGCCGGGCCGCCCTGGAAATGCTCTGGACCGGCGGCGACTTCGATCTGTTCATGATCGTCTTGACCGAAACCGACCGGCTGTTCCATTTCTTCTTCCCGGCCGTGGCCCGGCCCGAGCATCGCCTTCACGGCCCGGCCCTGGATCTCCTGGCCGACTGGGACAAGGTGATCGGGCTGGTTCTGGACCGCTACGAAGCCCTGCCCGAACCCAAGCGTTTTTTCGCCCTGGCCGACCACGGCTTCACTGAACTCGAAACCGAGTTCGACCTCAACGTCTGGCTGGCCGGCAAGGGGCTTTTGCGCCTCGAACCCGGGGCCACCGGCGAATACGACGCCCGCATCGTGCCCCACCACACCGCCGCCTTCGCCCTGGACCCGGGGCGGGTCTATATCAATATCAAAGAGCGCTTCGCCCGGGGCGTTTTCCACGAACACGTGGCCGAAAAGCTGGCCGAGGACCTGCGCGGCGAACTGCTGGCCATCGTCCACGACGGCCGTCCATTGATGGAAGCCGTGCGCCTGCGCGGCGAGATCTACGCCGGCCCGCAAGTCCGCCGCGCCCCGGACGTCGTGTGCGTGCCCCGGCCGGGCGTCAGCCTCACGGCCAAATTCAACCGCGCCGAGCTGACCGGGCACTACGGCCGGTTTGGCTGCCACAGCCCGCACGACGCGCTGTGGTGCGACTCCGAAGGCTCCCGCCCGCAGCGCACCTCCGACGCCGGGGCCGTGGTCGCCGCTTCCCTCGGTCTGCCCCTGAACGATCTTGAGGCAATGAGGCCCATTTAA